A single genomic interval of Flavihumibacter rivuli harbors:
- a CDS encoding ABC-F family ATP-binding cassette domain-containing protein → MISVNNVTLSFGKRVLFDEVNLNFTKGNCYGVIGANGAGKSTFLKILSGEIEPNKGTVTITPGERMAVLKQNHFAYDEVTVLNTVLMGHQKMWEVMQERDAIYAKADFTEEDGMRAGELEAEFGEMGGYTAESDAGSMLSELGVPEQFHQSLMKDIPGNMKVRVLLAQAIFGNPDILLLDEPTNGLDIETISWLENFLADYENIVLVVSHDRHFLDAVCTHVADVDRQKIKIFTGNYTFWYESSQLMSRQLSDKNKKVEEKRAALMEFIARFSANASKSKQATSRKKALEKLTIEEIEPSNRRYPGIIFQPQREVGNQILNVENLAASVDGRVLFDKVTFSVNKGDKIAFLSKDPLAVTRFFEIINNNGKADSGKFEWGTTITSAYLPLEHNDFFTEGLSLLEWLRQFVPSHVTDADEPFLRGFLGKMLFSGDDIMKKTNVLSGGEKVRCMISRMMLQNPNLVMLDQPTNHLDLESIQSFNEGCQSFPGIVMLTSHDHTFMQTVANRIIELTPTGIIDRLMTFDEYLDDDRVKQLRSEMYAEQALA, encoded by the coding sequence ATGATTTCGGTTAATAATGTTACGTTGTCCTTTGGTAAAAGGGTGTTGTTTGACGAAGTGAACCTGAATTTCACGAAGGGCAACTGTTATGGTGTGATTGGTGCCAATGGTGCCGGTAAGTCCACCTTCCTCAAGATCCTGTCCGGTGAAATAGAACCCAACAAGGGTACTGTTACCATCACCCCTGGTGAAAGGATGGCGGTATTGAAGCAAAACCACTTTGCCTATGATGAGGTGACGGTTTTGAATACCGTGCTGATGGGGCACCAGAAGATGTGGGAAGTGATGCAGGAGCGCGATGCCATCTATGCAAAAGCTGATTTTACTGAAGAGGATGGTATGCGTGCCGGTGAGTTGGAAGCTGAATTTGGTGAAATGGGCGGCTATACTGCGGAAAGTGATGCGGGAAGCATGTTGAGTGAATTGGGTGTTCCTGAGCAGTTCCACCAAAGCCTGATGAAGGATATCCCTGGTAACATGAAAGTGAGGGTGCTCCTGGCCCAGGCCATTTTTGGAAACCCTGACATCCTGTTGCTGGATGAACCTACCAACGGCCTCGATATTGAAACCATCAGCTGGTTGGAGAACTTCCTGGCCGATTACGAGAATATTGTATTGGTGGTATCGCACGACCGTCACTTCCTGGATGCCGTATGTACCCACGTGGCCGACGTCGACCGCCAGAAGATCAAGATCTTTACCGGTAACTACACTTTCTGGTACGAGAGCTCACAGTTGATGAGCCGCCAGTTGAGCGATAAGAACAAAAAGGTAGAGGAGAAGCGTGCTGCCCTTATGGAGTTCATTGCCCGATTCAGTGCCAATGCTTCGAAGTCCAAGCAGGCTACCAGCCGTAAGAAGGCCCTGGAAAAATTGACGATCGAAGAGATCGAACCCAGTAACCGCCGCTATCCTGGTATCATCTTCCAGCCACAGCGCGAAGTGGGCAACCAGATCCTGAACGTAGAGAACCTGGCTGCCTCTGTAGATGGCCGTGTGCTCTTCGATAAAGTTACCTTCAGTGTAAACAAGGGTGATAAGATCGCCTTCCTTAGTAAGGACCCCCTGGCGGTAACCCGTTTCTTCGAGATCATCAATAATAATGGCAAGGCGGATAGTGGAAAGTTTGAATGGGGTACTACCATTACCAGTGCTTACCTGCCATTGGAACACAACGATTTTTTCACCGAGGGCTTGTCCCTGCTGGAATGGTTGCGCCAGTTCGTACCATCGCATGTGACCGATGCCGATGAGCCATTCCTTCGCGGCTTCCTGGGAAAGATGCTCTTCAGCGGTGATGATATCATGAAGAAGACCAATGTGCTGAGCGGGGGTGAAAAAGTGCGTTGTATGATCAGCCGGATGATGTTGCAGAACCCCAACCTGGTCATGCTCGACCAGCCTACCAACCACCTCGACCTGGAAAGTATCCAGAGCTTCAACGAAGGTTGTCAAAGCTTCCCTGGAATCGTAATGCTTACCTCGCATGACCATACCTTCATGCAAACGGTAGCCAACCGAATCATCGAATTGACGCCTACCGGTATCATCGACCGCCTCATGACCTTCGATGAATACCTGGATGATGATAGGGTAAAGCAATTGCGGTCAGAAATGTACGCCGAACAGGCGCTTGCCTGA
- a CDS encoding succinate dehydrogenase/fumarate reductase iron-sulfur subunit — MEHYTMNLTLKVWRQKNSQDKGRFETYQVKNISSEMSFLEMFDVLNEELIREGKEPIAFDHDCREGICGMCSMYIDGKPHGPWHANTTCQLHMRAYKDGDTIVVEPWRANAFPVIKDLVVDRTAFDRIIQAGGYISVNTGNAVDANAIPVEKDKADAAFAAAACIGCGACVAACKNSSAMLFLSAKVSHLALLPQGGPERKGRVLNMVAQMDREGFGACTNTGACEAVCPKEISIANIARLNAEYIGAGLTAEK; from the coding sequence ATGGAACACTACACCATGAACCTCACACTCAAAGTGTGGAGACAGAAGAACAGTCAGGACAAAGGACGTTTTGAAACTTACCAGGTGAAGAATATTTCTTCGGAGATGTCCTTCCTGGAGATGTTCGATGTATTGAACGAGGAATTGATCCGCGAAGGCAAGGAACCTATCGCATTCGACCACGATTGTCGCGAGGGAATCTGCGGTATGTGCTCCATGTATATTGACGGTAAGCCCCATGGTCCCTGGCATGCCAATACCACCTGCCAGCTCCACATGCGTGCGTATAAGGATGGTGACACCATCGTGGTAGAACCCTGGAGGGCCAATGCTTTCCCGGTGATCAAGGACCTGGTAGTGGATAGGACTGCCTTCGACCGTATCATCCAGGCTGGAGGATACATCTCTGTAAATACCGGTAATGCTGTTGATGCCAATGCCATTCCCGTAGAAAAAGATAAAGCGGATGCCGCTTTCGCTGCTGCAGCTTGTATCGGTTGCGGTGCCTGCGTTGCAGCCTGTAAGAACAGTTCTGCCATGCTTTTCCTTTCTGCCAAGGTTTCCCACCTGGCCTTGTTGCCTCAGGGTGGTCCCGAGCGTAAGGGTCGAGTGCTGAACATGGTGGCCCAGATGGACCGTGAAGGATTTGGCGCTTGTACCAATACTGGTGCTTGTGAAGCCGTTTGCCCGAAGGAAATTTCCATCGCCAATATCGCTCGCCTCAATGCGGAATACATTGGTGCTGGCCTCACTGCTGAGAAATAA